A region of Paenibacillus sp. JNUCC-31 DNA encodes the following proteins:
- a CDS encoding cytochrome ubiquinol oxidase subunit I, protein MSSLDPVLLSRILTGLTLFVHIIFASIGVGVPLMIALAEWRGLRTNDIHYTLLARRWARGFVITVAVGVVTGTSIGLQLSLLWPMFMRVAGQAIALPLFMETFAFFVEAIFLGIYLYTWDRFKKKYTHMLLLIPVALGSSASAIFITTVNSFMNQPQGFTLINGIMKDIHPIAAMLNPATPTKVSHVLASSYTLSAGILAGIAAFSLLRGRDHVYYKKALKLTTVCALVFAVSTVMIGDSSGKFLAKYQPEKLAAAEWHFKTMTKAPLVYGGILDENNEVKYAIEIPYALSILAGNRPDTEVKGLEEFPADLRPPLSIHYMFDLKVTTGVIILLIPVLYVFRRWLPGRKPYPKWLLLGIVFLGPLAMIAIELGWMFAEVGRQPWILRGYMKVSEAATTSTSVGWMLVLFILLYLILCFSAIRVLSKLFRNKEAEKELESLGLEGGILH, encoded by the coding sequence ATGTCATCCCTGGACCCTGTTCTGCTCAGCCGGATACTGACCGGTCTTACCCTGTTTGTGCACATCATTTTTGCCTCTATCGGCGTAGGTGTTCCACTCATGATCGCTTTGGCTGAATGGCGCGGACTGCGCACCAATGATATTCATTACACCTTGCTGGCGCGCAGATGGGCGCGTGGTTTTGTCATCACCGTTGCCGTTGGTGTCGTTACAGGCACCTCGATTGGTTTGCAGCTCAGCCTGCTGTGGCCCATGTTTATGCGAGTAGCGGGGCAGGCGATTGCCTTGCCACTGTTCATGGAGACGTTCGCCTTTTTTGTGGAGGCCATCTTTCTTGGGATCTACCTTTACACATGGGACCGTTTCAAAAAGAAATATACGCATATGCTGCTGCTGATTCCGGTGGCTCTGGGATCCTCCGCTTCTGCGATATTCATTACAACGGTGAATTCTTTCATGAACCAGCCTCAAGGGTTTACCCTGATTAATGGCATCATGAAGGACATCCATCCGATTGCTGCTATGTTGAATCCGGCTACGCCAACCAAGGTATCTCATGTGCTCGCCTCGTCGTATACATTAAGCGCAGGTATTTTGGCGGGCATCGCCGCGTTCAGTTTGCTTCGGGGTCGGGATCATGTCTATTACAAAAAAGCACTGAAACTCACAACGGTATGTGCGCTCGTATTTGCGGTCAGCACCGTTATGATCGGAGATTCTTCCGGTAAATTTCTGGCGAAGTATCAGCCGGAGAAGCTTGCAGCGGCAGAGTGGCACTTTAAAACGATGACGAAGGCGCCGCTGGTTTATGGGGGGATTCTTGACGAGAACAATGAAGTCAAATACGCCATTGAGATTCCCTATGCACTGAGCATACTGGCCGGGAATAGACCAGACACGGAAGTGAAAGGGCTTGAAGAATTTCCGGCTGATCTGAGGCCGCCGTTGTCCATTCACTATATGTTTGACCTGAAAGTAACGACCGGCGTGATCATACTGCTGATCCCGGTGCTCTATGTATTCCGCCGCTGGCTGCCAGGGCGCAAGCCTTATCCCAAATGGCTGCTGCTCGGGATTGTGTTTCTGGGGCCGCTCGCGATGATTGCGATTGAGCTGGGATGGATGTTCGCCGAAGTTGGCAGACAGCCATGGATACTGCGCGGTTACATGAAAGTGTCGGAAGCGGCGACAACGTCTACGTCCGTAGGCTGGATGCTGGTTCTGTTTATCCTGCTGTACCTGATCCTTTGCTTTTCGGCGATTCGGGTGCTTAGCAAGCTGTTCCGTAACAAGGAAGCAGAGAAGGAACTGGAGTCTCTTGGCCTGGAAGGAGGGATCCTCCATTGA
- a CDS encoding ATP-binding protein — protein MVFKLRIPWFSTAILIVLGTMGSIYPLTLFYGVQLMFGSAAALIALRLHGGVYGFIAMAAIASLNILCTGLLPNSLFILGAHFIELIWMLGWQLRWKNGSIMKANTSFWVVMLLPVTCYGYFMMGMQLEEIKYAYMHIAVISMVNALIAGIVVDFWITNGEQKSKRTGTIPLKRIAFKYVVAFVVVVSLALLSADSRRQLSQMNDTILFNLKHAANAVIQDLNEQYLTNENMHQSMKRYRYLLDVNVIILDQYDNVIISGLDTLQVGEHLDMNRYHILKPGESTILFRSGDVYYSDVLTHWRQASFMYEADRTTSTPYRVLVETNSANYYTRIESIYLTTLQSLFVIFVASMIVAAPLSKKVVSPLKRLTRMTGSLPRLLFRNGKMDWPTSHVTEVQILIGNLRKMADVLLGQFEQIRQDKLTLEDRVRERTKELKNSEEIKRAIIDSSIDAIIAVDLNGLIIEFNPEAERMFGLKREEVVFEKEAPSLFQGASCVEIKGMLNQFEYIRGKRHVIVEEISGIRRDGSVFPIEYKIVEIQLGNNETLYNLFIKDITERTRAEEDRVRHALALEKLNAELLNEKVAIQEQRDISEQFIESVREGLVMSDRSGTITIVNRRVEEMFGLGNFSGRSIEDLAQVIDTRVLTADFNLAEQTRAFLNGERAFVETEFIFNDAGKSVFSLYMKQMDVPGKNHGFLLVFRDRTEEERLNRMKNELISVVSHELRTPVATIMGYVELMMMYDLPDSQRQEFMDTISSEGARLSSLLDDVLDIQRLDNESMTYHMTYVPLLELVEGVAEQWNMTSIQRIHVHAFNGDFFAYADRNRMIQVLHNLIGNAVKYSPGAERIDITLWEEQEWLCIDVRDYGIGIPENAQDMLFKKFYRVDNSGHRQIGGTGLGLYISRNIVEDHHGTLTFISAPDKGSTFKVRLPKLDELV, from the coding sequence ATGGTCTTCAAACTTCGGATACCCTGGTTCTCTACTGCGATACTTATTGTTCTTGGGACTATGGGAAGTATTTATCCGCTGACTCTATTTTACGGAGTCCAACTGATGTTTGGCAGTGCAGCCGCACTGATTGCTTTGCGTTTACATGGAGGTGTATACGGATTCATCGCCATGGCAGCGATTGCTTCATTGAATATATTATGCACGGGTCTGCTCCCGAACAGCTTGTTTATCCTAGGTGCTCACTTCATTGAATTGATTTGGATGCTGGGATGGCAGCTGCGCTGGAAAAACGGGAGTATCATGAAAGCCAATACATCGTTCTGGGTTGTAATGTTACTGCCTGTAACCTGTTATGGGTATTTCATGATGGGCATGCAGCTCGAAGAAATAAAGTATGCTTATATGCATATCGCTGTGATCAGCATGGTCAACGCGCTGATTGCAGGCATTGTAGTGGATTTCTGGATCACAAACGGGGAGCAAAAGTCGAAGCGGACTGGAACCATCCCGCTCAAAAGGATTGCTTTCAAATATGTGGTTGCCTTTGTAGTCGTTGTTTCCCTTGCCCTGTTATCGGCGGATAGCCGCAGACAACTAAGTCAAATGAACGATACGATACTATTCAATCTGAAGCATGCCGCGAATGCGGTTATCCAGGACTTGAATGAACAATATCTAACCAATGAAAACATGCATCAAAGTATGAAACGCTATCGTTATCTGCTCGATGTAAACGTCATTATTCTCGATCAATATGATAACGTAATTATTTCAGGACTGGATACTCTTCAAGTCGGGGAGCATCTGGATATGAACAGATACCATATACTGAAGCCGGGAGAAAGCACCATCCTATTTCGTTCCGGGGATGTTTATTATAGCGATGTCCTAACGCATTGGAGGCAGGCTTCGTTTATGTATGAAGCAGATAGGACAACAAGTACCCCATATCGGGTGTTGGTTGAGACCAACTCAGCCAATTATTACACGCGGATTGAGTCGATTTATCTGACTACGCTTCAATCTCTGTTTGTTATCTTTGTGGCCTCCATGATCGTGGCTGCTCCGCTCAGCAAAAAAGTCGTAAGTCCTTTGAAACGGCTTACCCGGATGACGGGTTCTCTTCCTCGGCTGCTATTTCGGAATGGCAAGATGGATTGGCCGACCAGCCACGTAACCGAAGTGCAGATTCTGATAGGCAATTTGCGTAAAATGGCCGATGTGCTCCTTGGACAATTCGAGCAGATACGTCAGGACAAGCTCACGCTGGAGGACCGGGTCAGAGAACGGACCAAAGAGTTGAAGAATAGTGAGGAAATTAAACGTGCCATTATTGATTCATCGATTGATGCCATTATTGCTGTGGATTTAAACGGGTTGATTATAGAGTTTAATCCCGAAGCCGAAAGAATGTTTGGACTGAAAAGGGAAGAGGTTGTATTCGAGAAGGAAGCCCCATCCCTTTTTCAGGGAGCGAGTTGCGTCGAAATCAAGGGAATGCTGAATCAATTCGAGTATATTCGTGGCAAAAGGCATGTTATTGTCGAGGAGATTTCAGGTATTCGCCGGGACGGCTCCGTATTTCCAATAGAATACAAAATTGTGGAAATTCAGTTAGGCAACAACGAAACGCTTTATAACTTGTTTATTAAGGACATTACCGAGCGTACAAGGGCCGAGGAAGACCGTGTCCGTCATGCCCTTGCTTTGGAAAAACTGAATGCAGAGCTGCTTAATGAAAAAGTAGCTATTCAGGAACAGCGAGATATTAGCGAGCAATTCATTGAATCTGTTCGAGAAGGCTTGGTCATGTCAGATCGTTCAGGTACAATCACAATCGTCAACAGAAGAGTTGAAGAGATGTTTGGCCTTGGGAATTTTTCGGGCAGATCGATTGAAGACTTGGCTCAAGTTATTGATACCAGAGTATTAACTGCTGATTTTAATTTGGCAGAACAGACTCGCGCATTTCTGAACGGAGAAAGGGCCTTTGTTGAGACTGAGTTTATCTTTAATGACGCCGGGAAAAGCGTATTTTCCTTGTATATGAAACAAATGGACGTCCCGGGTAAGAACCATGGATTTCTCCTGGTGTTCCGTGATCGTACAGAGGAAGAACGTCTGAATCGTATGAAAAACGAACTGATCAGTGTGGTGTCGCATGAACTTCGTACGCCTGTAGCGACCATTATGGGTTATGTGGAGTTAATGATGATGTATGATCTCCCGGACTCGCAACGTCAGGAATTCATGGATACCATTTCTTCGGAAGGAGCACGACTGAGCAGCCTGCTGGATGATGTGCTGGATATCCAGCGTCTGGATAACGAAAGCATGACCTACCACATGACATATGTGCCATTGCTTGAACTGGTTGAGGGGGTGGCTGAGCAATGGAACATGACATCCATTCAGCGCATCCATGTGCATGCGTTTAATGGGGACTTTTTTGCTTATGCCGACCGGAATCGGATGATTCAGGTGTTACATAACCTGATCGGCAATGCTGTCAAGTATTCACCTGGAGCGGAGAGAATTGACATTACACTATGGGAAGAACAGGAATGGTTATGCATCGACGTGCGTGATTATGGAATAGGTATTCCCGAGAACGCACAGGACATGCTGTTCAAGAAGTTTTATCGTGTGGACAATTCGGGTCATCGTCAGATTGGTGGAACCGGTCTAGGGCTTTACATTTCTCGCAACATTGTAGAGGATCATCACGGTACCCTCACTTTTATATCTGCGCCAGATAAAGGAAGTACCTTTAAGGTTCGACTGCCCAAGCTGGATGAATTGGTATAA
- a CDS encoding response regulator transcription factor gives MSIKVLLIEDEKNLADMIAFFLEEEGYITERVHHAGEALELFPRFQPDIVVTDLMLPETDGNDLVEAFRQHSTVPILMISASTLLNDRLRALHNGADDFLCKPFSLKELDARMKALLRRSAISYPDQPAKMDKPAEVAGHVSVNEYRRTLFVDGIEIEVTHIEFEIMKELYRNPGKVFTRNELMDRIKGSERAYLDRTIDVHISSLRKKIESDPKNPRYIKTVWGTGYKYVIQ, from the coding sequence ATGTCTATCAAAGTACTTCTTATAGAAGATGAGAAAAATCTGGCCGATATGATTGCTTTCTTTCTTGAGGAGGAAGGTTACATAACTGAACGGGTTCATCATGCAGGCGAAGCACTAGAGCTTTTCCCACGATTCCAGCCCGATATAGTGGTGACTGATCTAATGCTGCCTGAGACGGACGGCAATGATCTGGTTGAAGCGTTTCGTCAACACTCGACTGTACCCATACTGATGATATCGGCCAGCACCTTGTTGAATGATCGGCTGCGAGCATTACACAATGGTGCCGATGATTTTCTATGCAAACCTTTTAGTCTTAAAGAGCTTGATGCACGAATGAAAGCATTGCTGCGAAGATCAGCCATTTCCTACCCGGATCAACCTGCCAAAATGGATAAACCTGCTGAGGTCGCCGGGCATGTCAGTGTGAATGAGTACAGAAGAACCTTATTTGTCGATGGCATTGAAATCGAGGTCACTCATATTGAATTTGAAATTATGAAGGAATTGTACAGGAATCCAGGCAAAGTATTCACCCGTAACGAACTTATGGATCGAATCAAAGGCTCCGAGCGGGCGTATCTGGATCGTACAATCGATGTGCATATTTCCAGCCTGCGTAAAAAAATTGAATCCGACCCCAAAAACCCGAGATATATCAAGACGGTTTGGGGAACGGGATATAAATATGTCATTCAATAA
- a CDS encoding virulence factor — MNIVSIEPTPSPNTMMLHLDERLEDGIRKTYTLDNERSAPAFIRQMLHIPGVKSVFHTTDFVALDRKGNADWSVILGEVQSRLGQQGMDLDWIESEDASGEHFGEAQVFVQFFRGVPMQIRVKAGTKEERISLSDRFVKAVTEVASATLIKERKLSDYGVRYGELPDIAREVEQELEAAYPPERLERVIQQAIEHGTNTEEFVERRRQLDGAELEVALQSEDWNVRYAALDGMEPTAERLPLVARALHDSKMQIRRLAVVYLGDIRTPEAMELLYEALKDSSPAVRRTAGDTLSDIGDPKATAAMTATLTDKSKLVRWRAARFLYEVGTEEAEQALRNAAEDPEFEVSLQAKMALERIESGEQAAGTVWQQMAGRNKKSE, encoded by the coding sequence ATGAATATTGTTTCCATTGAACCAACACCCAGTCCAAATACGATGATGCTGCATCTGGATGAGCGTCTGGAGGACGGGATCCGCAAAACATATACGCTGGATAATGAGCGATCTGCTCCAGCATTTATTCGGCAGATGCTTCATATCCCCGGTGTAAAGAGTGTATTTCATACCACCGACTTCGTAGCCCTGGACCGCAAGGGAAATGCGGACTGGTCCGTTATCCTTGGCGAAGTCCAGAGCCGTCTGGGTCAGCAAGGCATGGATCTGGACTGGATCGAATCGGAAGATGCCTCTGGTGAGCACTTCGGAGAAGCCCAGGTATTTGTTCAATTCTTCAGAGGTGTGCCTATGCAGATTCGGGTCAAAGCGGGCACAAAGGAAGAACGAATCTCGCTCTCGGATCGGTTCGTCAAGGCCGTGACCGAAGTTGCCAGCGCAACGCTGATCAAGGAACGGAAACTAAGTGATTACGGCGTTCGTTACGGAGAGTTGCCTGATATCGCAAGAGAAGTCGAACAGGAGTTAGAGGCAGCGTATCCACCGGAGCGACTGGAGCGAGTGATTCAACAAGCCATCGAGCATGGAACCAATACGGAAGAATTCGTGGAACGTCGCCGCCAGTTAGATGGCGCTGAGCTTGAAGTGGCCCTGCAAAGTGAAGACTGGAATGTTCGCTACGCAGCATTGGATGGCATGGAGCCTACAGCGGAAAGGCTGCCACTCGTTGCCCGTGCCCTGCATGACAGTAAAATGCAGATCCGCCGCCTTGCTGTCGTATATCTTGGTGATATTCGTACACCGGAAGCCATGGAGCTACTGTACGAAGCGCTGAAGGATAGTTCACCCGCTGTTCGTCGCACTGCCGGGGATACCCTCTCCGATATCGGTGACCCTAAGGCAACGGCAGCCATGACAGCCACGCTAACCGATAAAAGCAAGCTTGTACGCTGGCGTGCTGCCCGTTTCCTGTACGAAGTGGGAACGGAAGAAGCAGAGCAGGCATTGCGGAATGCAGCCGAAGACCCTGAGTTTGAAGTCAGCCTGCAAGCCAAGATGGCCCTGGAGCGGATTGAATCCGGGGAACAGGCCGCTGGAACCGTGTGGCAGCAAATGGCTGGACGTAACAAGAAGTCCGAATAG
- a CDS encoding amino acid permease — MQDRNNQTTKGPSLKKGLRARHMTMIALGGSIGTGLFLASGTAISTAGPGGALIAYAAVGIMVYFLMTSLGELATFMPDSGSFNTYAARFVDPALGFAMGWNFWYNWAVTIAAELAAATVLIKYWFPDSSSMLWSLLFLVLIFALNVLSVKGYGESEYWFAIIKVATVIIFLTVGVLMIFGIMGGEAVGFSNFTIGDAPFHGGFFAVLGVFMAAGFSFQGTELIGVAAGESENPRENVPRAIRQVFWRILIFYILAITVISLIIPYTHPNLLKGDLNNIGVSPFTLVFEKAGLAIAASVMNAVILTSVLSAGNSGMYASSRVLYALARDGKAPRFLARLNKKGIPMNALLLTTAVGMLAFLASLFGDGIVYTWLLNASGMCGFITWLGIAISHYRFRRAYVAQGRDLNDLPYRARWFPFGPIFAFVLCIIVIIGQNYQAFTGDQIDWSGALVAYLSVPLFLVLWLGYKFIKKTKVVPLQECDFTPSAE; from the coding sequence ATGCAAGACCGCAACAACCAAACAACAAAAGGACCTTCCTTGAAAAAAGGGCTACGCGCACGTCATATGACCATGATTGCCCTGGGTGGCTCCATCGGTACAGGACTGTTCCTCGCCAGCGGCACCGCCATCTCCACGGCTGGACCCGGCGGTGCACTGATTGCATACGCGGCTGTCGGCATCATGGTCTATTTCTTAATGACCAGTCTCGGGGAACTGGCTACCTTCATGCCCGATTCCGGTTCATTCAATACGTACGCTGCCCGGTTTGTCGATCCAGCTCTTGGGTTCGCCATGGGTTGGAACTTCTGGTACAACTGGGCCGTTACCATTGCGGCTGAGCTTGCTGCCGCAACCGTGCTCATCAAATACTGGTTCCCTGACAGCTCATCGATGTTGTGGAGTCTGTTGTTTCTTGTTTTGATCTTTGCCTTGAATGTGCTGTCCGTTAAAGGATACGGCGAATCCGAATACTGGTTCGCTATTATCAAGGTCGCGACGGTCATCATCTTTCTGACTGTTGGCGTGCTCATGATCTTCGGTATTATGGGTGGAGAAGCAGTTGGGTTTAGCAACTTTACGATAGGAGATGCACCCTTCCATGGCGGATTCTTCGCGGTTCTTGGGGTATTTATGGCCGCCGGGTTCTCTTTCCAGGGAACAGAGCTCATTGGTGTTGCAGCCGGTGAAAGTGAAAACCCGCGTGAAAATGTTCCCCGTGCCATTCGGCAGGTGTTCTGGCGTATTCTGATTTTTTACATTCTGGCGATTACAGTCATCAGTCTGATCATTCCTTACACCCATCCGAATCTGCTCAAAGGGGACCTGAATAACATCGGGGTCAGTCCGTTTACTCTTGTCTTTGAAAAAGCAGGTTTGGCCATTGCTGCTTCGGTCATGAATGCTGTTATTCTGACTTCTGTGCTGTCTGCCGGGAATTCAGGCATGTACGCTTCCAGCCGGGTCCTGTACGCTCTTGCCCGTGACGGCAAGGCACCTCGCTTCCTGGCACGGCTGAACAAAAAGGGCATTCCAATGAACGCCCTGCTCTTGACTACAGCAGTGGGCATGCTGGCATTTCTGGCCTCCCTGTTCGGTGATGGTATTGTATACACATGGTTACTCAATGCATCCGGTATGTGTGGCTTTATCACCTGGCTTGGCATTGCCATCAGCCATTACCGCTTCCGCCGTGCCTATGTGGCTCAGGGACGTGATCTGAACGACCTGCCCTACCGTGCACGCTGGTTCCCGTTTGGTCCGATCTTTGCCTTTGTACTCTGTATCATCGTGATCATCGGGCAGAATTATCAGGCATTCACAGGCGATCAGATTGATTGGAGCGGAGCACTCGTTGCTTACTTGAGCGTACCCTTGTTCCTTGTGTTATGGCTGGGTTATAAATTTATTAAAAAAACCAAAGTCGTTCCGCTTCAGGAATGTGACTTTACACCGTCAGCGGAATGA
- a CDS encoding transglutaminase domain-containing protein, which produces MGKHGKRVITLLLAGCLVAVALPHAIDLDQLYAASGTSDISTNTDLRETLLTAMSQRTEELVFTYKGNVKGLKKQLQSSIDEAMTSDPYIQYTVKSYAFNYKGSNVSAEVHVKLAYRETKEQTDYVNRKVTNVLKEIIVPGMTNHEKVKAIHDWIVLHLSYDTSLKKYTAYDGLVTGSTVCQGYSLLAYRMLEQVGIDNRIVEGTAGGQLHAWNLVKLDGKWYHMDTTWDDPTPDRKGKVSHSYYLLSDEEMARDHVWTAKSRYPAAPDPYREALQNLVKTSGSKAAVYQKLYHTLEYSLYDESDAVSGHSALKTKVQGVLKDGGTSLTFRYKGTETGLVEDLQNLYQLGMKSISYYVSKIEGTVDLRVKITWTM; this is translated from the coding sequence TTTTGGCTGGCTGTCTGGTTGCTGTGGCGCTGCCGCATGCGATTGATCTGGATCAGCTATATGCGGCGTCGGGAACATCAGATATATCCACGAATACCGATCTTCGAGAGACGTTGCTTACCGCGATGTCACAGCGAACGGAGGAACTTGTTTTTACATACAAAGGCAATGTGAAAGGCCTCAAGAAGCAGTTGCAGAGTTCCATTGACGAAGCGATGACCAGCGATCCCTACATTCAATATACCGTTAAAAGCTATGCATTTAACTATAAAGGCTCCAACGTATCCGCTGAGGTACATGTGAAACTGGCATATCGGGAAACGAAGGAACAGACCGATTATGTCAACCGTAAAGTAACCAATGTGCTGAAAGAAATCATCGTGCCTGGCATGACCAATCATGAGAAGGTCAAAGCCATTCATGACTGGATTGTGCTTCATCTTTCCTACGATACATCCTTGAAGAAATATACTGCGTATGACGGGCTTGTTACTGGCAGCACCGTATGTCAGGGATATTCATTGCTGGCTTATCGCATGCTGGAGCAGGTGGGTATAGACAATCGGATCGTGGAGGGAACGGCTGGCGGGCAACTGCACGCCTGGAATCTCGTGAAGCTGGATGGTAAGTGGTACCATATGGACACGACGTGGGATGATCCTACTCCTGACCGCAAAGGGAAGGTAAGTCACAGTTACTATTTACTCAGTGATGAGGAGATGGCACGAGACCATGTCTGGACGGCCAAAAGCAGGTATCCTGCTGCACCTGATCCTTATCGGGAAGCTTTGCAAAATCTGGTGAAGACCAGTGGAAGCAAAGCAGCTGTGTATCAGAAGTTGTATCATACCCTGGAATACTCGCTCTATGACGAGAGTGATGCTGTCAGTGGCCATTCCGCACTCAAGACCAAAGTGCAGGGTGTGCTCAAGGATGGAGGAACTTCACTGACGTTCAGGTACAAAGGCACCGAGACGGGACTGGTGGAGGACTTGCAGAATTTGTATCAGCTTGGCATGAAATCGATATCGTATTACGTGTCCAAAATAGAGGGCACCGTCGATCTGCGTGTGAAGATTACCTGGACCATGTAG